From Vitis vinifera cultivar Pinot Noir 40024 chromosome 5, ASM3070453v1, the proteins below share one genomic window:
- the LOC100249441 gene encoding uncharacterized protein LOC100249441 — MRAAVIGAGVSGLVSAYVLARAGMKVVLYEKEDYLGGHAKTVTVDGVPLDLGFMVFNRVTYPNMMEFFETLGVDMELSDMSFAVSLDEGRGCEWGSRNGLSSLFAQKKNILNPYFWQMIGDVIKFKDDVLKYLEELENNPDMDRNQTLGDFIKCRGYSELFQKAYLVPICASIWSCPAEGVMTFSAFSVLSFCRNHHLLQLFGRPQWLTVKWRSHYYVNKVREELESKGCQIRTGCEVVSVSTTDDGCTVFCGDGSQEMHDGCIMAVHAPDALNILGNKATFDEMRVLGAFQYVSSDIFLHCDKNFMPQNPAAWSAWNFLGTIDNKVCLTYWLNVLQNIDQTSRPFLVTLNPPHTPDHTLLKWSTSHPFPSVAASKASLELDHIQGKRGIWFCGAYQGYGFHEDGLKAGMVAAHGMLGKGCAVLNNPKHMVPSLLETGARLFVTRFLGHYISTGCLILLEEGGTIYTFEGSRKKCLLKVSLKIHNPQFYWKIATQADLGLADAYINGDFSLVDKDEGLQNLFMIFIANRDLDSSLSRLNNKRGWWTPLFFTAGIASARYFFQHVSRQNTLTQARRNISRHYDLSNELFSLFLDETMTYSCAVFKTEGEDLKVAQLRKISLLIEKVRIDKKHEVLEIGCGWGSLAIEVVKRTGCKYTGITLSEEQLKFAEMKVKEAGLQDNIRFLLCDYRQLSDSYKYDRIISCEMLEAVGHEYMEEFFGCCESVLAEDGLLVLQFISIPDERYDEYRRSSDFIKEYIFPGGCLPSLSRVTTAMAASSRLCMEHLENIGIHYYQTLRHWRKNFLENQSKIIELGFNEKFIRTWEYYFDYCAAGFKTHTLGNYQIVFSRPGNAAAFSNPYESVVSTY; from the exons ATGAGAGCGGCGGTGATCGGCGCCGGAGTAAGCGGACTGGTGTCGGCGTATGTACTTGCCAGAGCCGGCATGAAGGTGGTGTTGTACGAGAAGGAAGATTACTTGGGCGGCCATGCTAAGACTGTTACTGTCGACGGCGTCCCTCTGGACCTAGGCTTCATGGTCTTCAATCGG GTAACATATCCAAATATGATGGAGTTCTTTGAGACTCTTGGGGTAGATATGGAGCTATCAGACATGTCCTTTGCAGTGAGCTTAGATGAAGGGCGAGGCTGCGAGTGGGGCAGCCGAAATGGTTTATCAAGTTTGTTTGCACAGAAGAAGAACATACTGAATCCATATTTTTGGCAAATGATTGGAGATGTGATCAAGTTTAAGGATGATGTTCTCAA GTACCTTGAAGAGCTTGAGAACAACCCAGACATGGATCGGAACCAGACCTTGGGCGACTTCATAAAGTGTCGTGGTTACTCAGAGTTATTCCAGAAGGCTTATCTT GTCCCGATATGTGCTTCAATCTGGTCCTGCCCGGCAGAAGGAGTAATGACTTTCTCGGCCTTTTCAGTTCTTTCGTTTTGCCGCAACCACCATCTCCTGCAG CTCTTTGGGCGCCCACAGTGGCTCACTGTCAAATGGCGCTCTCATTATTATGTTAATAAG GTCAGAGAAGAGCTAGAAAGTAAAGGTTGTCAAATAAGAACTGGTTGTGAGGTTGTCTCTGTTTCAACTACAGATGATG GTTGCACTGTATTTTGTGGAGATGGGTCACAAGAAATGCACGATGGGTGCATAATGGCTGTCCATGCCCCTGATGCCTTGAACATATTAGGAAACAAGGCAACATTTGATGAAATGAGAGTACTCGGTGCCTTCCAATATGTCTCTAG TGATATTTTCCTTCATTGTGACAAAAATTTCATGCCCCAAAACCCAGCAGCATGGAGTGCTTGGAATTTTCTTGGAACTATAGACAACAAAGTGTGCTTGACGTACTGGCTCAATGTCCTTCAG AACATTGATCAGACAAGTCGACCTTTTCTTGTGACCCTTAATCCCCCTCATACACCAGATCATACCTTGCTGAAGTGGTCAACAAGCCATCCATTCCCATCAGTTGCTGCATCAAAAGCTTCACTTGAGCTTGATCATATTCAGGGGAAGAGGGGAATATGGTTTTGTGGAGCATACCAGG GTTATGGCTTCCATGAGGATGGATTAAAG GCTGGGATGGTTGCTGCACACGGTATGCTTGGAAAAGGTTGTGCTGTCCTAAACAACCCAAAACATATGGTACCTTCTTTACTAGAAACAGGAGCGCGCCTTTTTGTCACTAGGTTTCTTGGACATTATATCTCTACTGGTTGTTTAAT TTTATTGGAGGAAGGAGGCACGATTTACACCTTTGAAGGATCAAGGAAGAAATGCCTTTTGAAAGTTTCTCTGAAGATTCACAATCCTCAGTTTTACTGGAAG ATTGCTACACAGGCTGATTTAGGCCTTGCAGATGCATATATCAATGGAGATTTTTCTCTTGTTGATAAAGACGAAGGGCTTCAAAATCTTTTCATG ATTTTTATTGCCAACAGAGATTTGGATTCTTCTCTATCAAGGTTAAACAACAAAAG GGGGTGGTGGACACCATTGTTTTTCACAGCTGGAATAGCATCTGCAAGGTACTTCTTCCAGCATGTTTCAAGGCAAAATACTCTTACACAAGCTCGGAGGAACATCTCCCGCCATTATGATCTT aGTAATGAACTATTTTCTCTGTTCTTGGATGAGACAATGACTTACTCTTGCGCAGTATTCAAG ACGGAAGGTGAAGACTTGAAAGTAGCACAGCTGAGAAAAATCTCTCTTCTCATTGAAAAA GTACGAATTGATAAGAAGCATGAAGTTTTAGAGATTGGTTGTGGTTGGGGAAGTTTAGCTATTGAAGTTGTGAAACGAACTGGATGCAAATACACTGGCATCACTCTATCTGAGGAGCAGCTGAAATTTGCAGAAATGAAAGTGAAGGAAGCTGGCCTTCAG GACAACATAAGATTCCTCCTTTGCGACTATCGCCAATTGTCCGATTCCTATAAATATGACAGAATTATATCTTG TGAGATGCTAGAAGCTGTGGGGCATGAGTATATGGAGGAGTTTTTTGGTTGTTGTGAGTCAGTATTGGCAGAAGATGGACTTCTTGTCCTGCAG tTCATATCGATCCCGGATGAAAGGTACGATGAATACAGAAGAAGCTCAGATTTTATAAAGGAATACATTTTCCCTGGTGGATGCTTGCCTTCATTAAGTAGAGTAACAACAGCCATGGCTGCTTCATCAAGACTCTG CATGGAGCACCTGGAAAACATAGGAATACATTATTACCAGACATTGAGACATTGGAGGAAAAATTTCCTAGAGAATCAGAG CAAAATTATCGAGCTTGGATTCAATGAGAAGTTCATAAGGACATGGGagtattattttgattattgtGCAGCTGGTTTTAAAACTCACACTCTGGGAAATTATCAG ATTGTATTCTCACGCCCTGGCAATGCTGCTGCATTTAGCAATCCATACGAAAGTGTGGTGTCAACTTATTGA
- the LOC100257917 gene encoding heterogeneous nuclear ribonucleoprotein 1, whose product MDSDQGKLFIGGISWETSEDKLKEYFGSYGEVSQAVVMRDKATGRPRGFGFVVFADPSILDRVLQEKHIIDGRTVEAKRALSREEQQTSSRAGNFNSARNSGGGGNVKTKKIFVGGLPPTLSEEGFRQYFEAFGHVTDVVVMYDQSTQRPRGFGFVSFDTEDAVDRVLYKTFHDLNGKQVEVKRALPKDANPGGGSRSMGGGAGAVAGGYQGYGASGGNPTTYDGRMDSNRYMQPQNTGGGFPPYGSSGYSAPGYGYGPANNGMGYGGYGGYGGANPGYGGPAGAPYGNPNVPNAGYAGGPPGAPRSSWNSQAPSGYGGVGYGNAASWGSSAGGGAGSGGTGSASSGQSPSGAAGYGNQSYGYGGYGGSEGSYANPTGYGAVGGRTGSGPNSNAGGGELQGSGGGYMGGGYGDANGNSGYGNAAWKSDPSQASGNYGAQTNGPHGGQVGYGGGYSAQSRQAQQQ is encoded by the exons atggattcaGATCAAGGCAAGTTATTCATCGGTGGGATTTCATGGGAAACCTCGGAAGATAAGCtgaaggagtattttgggagcTACGGTGAGGTTTCTCAGGCGGTGGTGATGAGGGACAAGGCCACTGGGAGGCCCAGAGGGTTTGGCTTTGTGGTCTTTGCAGATCCTTCGATTCTCGATAGGGTTCTTCAGGAAAAACACATCATCGATGGTAGAACG GTTGAAGCTAAGAGGGCCTTATCAAGAGAGGAGCAGCAAACCTCCTCTAGAGCTGGAAATTTTAATTCTGCAAGGAACTCTGGAGGTGGTGGAAATGTAAAGACCAAGAAAATATTTGTTGGAGGGTTGCCTCCCACCCTGAGTGAAGAAGGATTTCGTCAGTATTTTGAAGCTTTTGGTCATGTGACTGATGTAGTAGTAATGTATGACCAGAGTACCCAGCGGCCTCGTGGGTTTGGATTTGTTTCCTTTGACACTGAAGATGCAGTTGATAGGGTTTTATACAAAACTTTTCATGATTTGAATGGTAAGCAAGTGGAAGTTAAGCGGGCCCTTCCTAAAGATGCCAACCCAGGTGGGGGAAGCCGTTCTATGGGTGGTGGTGCAGGTGCGGTTGCAGGAGGTTATCAGGGCTATGGTGCTTCTGGGGGTAACCCAACTACATATGATGGTCGAATGGATTCCAATAGATACATGCAACCTCAGAATACAGGAGGTGGTTTTCCACCTTATGGTTCTTCTGGGTACAGTGCACCTGGCTATGGGTATGGTCCTGCCAATAATGGTATGGGATATGGTGGTTATGGTGGTTACGGTGGTGCCAATCCTGGATATGGAGGCCCTGCTGGTGCACCCTATGGAAACCCAAATGTCCCAAATGCTGGTTATGCAGGTGGACCACCTGGTGCCCCTAGAAGTTCATGGAACTCTCAAGCACCCTCAGGATATGGTGGTGTGGGCTATGGAAATGCTGCTTCTTGGGGTTCAAGCGCTGGTGGTGGTGCTGGAAGTGGTGGTACTGGTTCAGCATCTTCAGGTCAATCTCCTAGCGGAGCTGCTGGGTATGGAAATCAAAGTTATGGATATGGAGGGTATGGTGGAAGTGAGGGATCTTACGCAAATCCAACTGGTTATGGTGCTGTTGGAGGGCGTACTGGTAGTGGTCCAAATAGCAATGCTGGTGGGGGAGAGCTACAGGGGAGTGGTGGTGGCTACATGGGAGGTGGCTATGGTGATGCTAATGGGAATTCAGGATATGGAAATGCAGCATGGAAATCTGATCCATCACAGGCTTCTGGAAATTATGGAGCTCAGACAAATGGTCCTCATGGTGGGCAAGTTGGCTATGGTGGTGGATATAGTGCTCAGTCCCGACAAGCCCAGCAGCAGTAG